One Spea bombifrons isolate aSpeBom1 chromosome 1, aSpeBom1.2.pri, whole genome shotgun sequence DNA window includes the following coding sequences:
- the ZNF462 gene encoding zinc finger protein 462 isoform X5, producing MEVLQCDGCDFRAQSYDELKAHIQDVHTAFLQPTDVTEEGSSQTRSVGTNSSNQSEGVFSSVKDEFVATEETHDQGVPQVQTSYYGHNATLFGQSAIGSSKPTNKFFQCKFCVRYFRSKNLLVEHTRKVHGHGANSTPGSMNYNIMMHDGFGKVFSCQFCTYKSPRRARIIKHQKMYHKNSLKETSPTTSQAVPVTVQETYKELPAEVVERSILESMVKPLTKSRGNFCCEWCSYQTPRRERWCDHMMKKHRGMVKILSSLRQDGMNMSELQNKTSLGSSPSTSFMPLNLGSHDLPNANVQSYRSPVNNVLPRGGAPKYPPMSYVPIKPKPSPNTGLMNMSDRSPYGFSDKSNVPPEMDDTAMLNDSSSDEEYIELDSENGLSSLDHHGSGMSGEPLLGSENNKLLETKGIPFRRYMNRFQCPFCPFLTMHRRSISRHIENIHLSGKTAVYKCDECPFSCKSPLRLGAHKQCHSGASPEWDTLGTFNDSMPSSLNESFDSSNINGRKSIFMTDSTQQYPYKCTMCSYSTTTLKGLRVHQQHKHSFCDNMPKSDSNMVRQTQESEPDSNSNMVRKSQTSILGLSSKNNFVAKASRKSSTDFPLDLSPGKKRTRIDEIASNLQSKINQSKQQEEDSVINVEDDEEENEVEIEVELDKEDDMSEPIMESENAYTLQQIWNKDANSTQKSMNFRNIQQNYSASNGAEIELTLSDDDDDYYYQSVVLKDQDSHALVSNQSGLFGENDQLNESSEYNEESGRLYYCKHCDFSNKSARSVSTHYQRMHPYIKFSFRYILDPNDHSAVYRCLECYIDYNNFDDLQQHYAEHHPEAMNVLNFDQSDLIYRCRFCSYTSPNVRSLMPHYQRMHPTVKINNAMIFSSYVVERQDELSSESQTLREILNSAPKSMATSTPSGQGASTTASLNKNATKSFASENENQKAPPSVNNVVVYDCDVCNFASPNMHSVLVHYQKKHPDEKASYFRIQKTMRIVSVDSGSAMSQLAFDGGSSITPSPSNVTTPNQEFNAEIYFCKHCSYTNRSVVGVLVHYQKRHPEIKVTAKYIRQAPPTAAGMINSDSQQSTHSTKPATTQNAKKSTLQPRENEMFFCQHCDYGNQTVKGVLIHYQKKHRDFKVNADVIRQHTAAIRSLCDQGQKKLDTNTNLAPSAADNEKTKLRSLRCRQCSYSTPYVYALRKHMKKDHPNLKATVTSILKWAFLDGFIEAGYHCEWCIYSHPEPSGLLEHYQRRHPEHYVDYTYMATKLCAGPENVAQAASDSKSYKCRDCSFEGPSIWDITNHYQAFHPWALKGDESILLDIIKEKDASDKANAEDSILSHIQSIQNPVTNTEPQLDSGDESNLLQEKSLQSTGHSALSSSPYQCAVCQSEYNNLHGLLTHYGKKHPGMKVKAADFAQDTDINHGAVYKCRHCPYINTRIHGVLTHYQKRHPTIKVTAEDFVHDVEPPSEMSQNDAEEHNRIFKQGYGAYRCKICPYFHGTLEKLKIHYEKYHDQPEPDILSQSSPRDSCSGDPETLSDDQPPQTVVTLEPGEVPDEASFKHNHVPSHTVFRCQLCKYFCSTRKGIARHYRIKHNNVRAQPEGKNNLFKCALCAYTNPIRKGLAAHYQKRHDIDAYYTHCLAASRTVTDKPNKVIIPTPPKDDSPELSDELKKAVERKKCSLCPFQSFSKKGIVSHYMKRHPGVIPKKQNASKLGCYFTAVYAEENECQSSGEDKLEPEAPVVEEPEPPEPELLPFRCIKCFKLSFSTPELLCMHYTDHHSKDIKRDFSVLGTTGTRSSTTTYQCKHCGSKLNSVTELTLHLNSHIEDFQKRAKRQERRKQLMNKQKSTETALADGKPDKTGQEGLPKPQKEKVVVGYKCKFCVEVHPTLRAICNHLRKHVQYGNVPPDFKDDEDDITDMNDDVDKEPDSSNASVAEGAVEGEAKEPNQEEQSRPGGYPCTQCDRVLMSMQGLRSHERSHLALALFTREDKYSCQFCSFVSAFRHNLDRHIQTHHGHHKPFRCKLCPFKSSYNSRLKTHIIKAHGGDHAYKCSSCPFSTMTISLLKDHSLKVHGKMLTLPRLRTIVQTIPRAKQSSRIGKETGMEESLYSEPPDVQQQLNHYQSAALAKNNSNNSPVPLPVVNTSAELKQEAVLNCEFCEFSSGYIQSIRRHYRDKHGGKKLFKCKDCTFYTCFKSAFTMHVEAGHSGTPKEGPKDLRCPFCLYHTKYKHNMIDHIVLHREERVVPIEVCRSKLSKQLQGVVFRCDKCTFTCSSDESLQQHIEKHNELKPYKCQLCYYESKQSEELDSHLREEHKVSRNFELVGLVNLDQLEQMKDKTDTSSSDEEETGFKSEGP from the exons ATGGAGGTTCTGCAGTGTGATGGTTGCGACTTTAGAGCCCAGTCCTATGATGAACTAAAGGCTCACATTCAAGATGTACATACTGCATTTTTGCAACCCACAGATGTAACGGAAGAAGGTTCTAGTCAGACTAGATCAGTGGGTACAAATTCCAGCAACCAGTCAGAAGGTGTGTTCTCTTCAGTTAAAGATGAATTTGTTGCAACAGAAGAAACTCATG ACCAGGGTGTTCCTCAAGTTCAAACTTCATATTATGGCCATAACGCAACTTTATTTGGTCAATCTGCAATAGGAAGCTCAAAGCCGACCAACAAATTTTTCCAGTGCAAGTTTTGTGTTCGTTATTTCAGATCCAAAAATCTACTTGTGGAACATACCAGAAAGGTTCATGGTCATGGAGCAAATTCAACCCCTGGATCTATGAACTATAATATTATGATGCACGATGGCTTTGGAAAGGTTTTCTCCTGCCAGTTTTGTACTTACAAGTCACCCCGAAGAGCAAGAATAATCAAGCATCAAAAAATGTATCATAAGAATAGCCTAAAAGAGACTTCACCTACAACCTCACAAGCTGTTCCTGTGACAGTTCAAGAAACTTATAAGGAacttccagcagaagtagtagaacGTAGTATTCTTGAATCAATGGTGAAGCCCTTAACAAAGTCTAGGGGTAACTTTTGTTGTGAATGGTGTAGCTATCAGACACCCCGAAGGGAACGCTGGTGTGATCATATGATGAAAAAACATCGTGGGATGGTCAAGATACTGTCAAGCTTACGGCAAGATGGCATGAACATGTCAgagttacaaaataaaacttcaCTTGGTTCAAGTCCTAGCACCAGCTTTATGCCACTGAACTTAGGGTCACATGATCTCCCTAATGCTAATGTTCAGAGCTATAGAAGCCCTGTCAATAATGTACTACCTAGAGGGGGTGCTCCCAAATATCCACCCATGTCATATGTTCCAATTAAGCCAAAGCCTTCTCCAAATACAGGCCTCATGAACATGTCAGATAGGTCACCGTATGGGTTTTCAGACAAGTCTAATGTTCCACCGGAAATGGATGATACTGCAATGCTAAACGATTCTAGTTCAGATGAAGAGTATATTGAGCTGGATAGTGAAAATGGTTTAAGCTCACTGGATCATCATGGTTCAGGAATGTCTGGAGAGCCATTGTTGGGTTCAGAAAACAACAAATTACTAGAAACAAAGGGAATTCCATTTAGAAGGTACATGAACAGATTTCAGTGTCCTTTCTGCCCGTTTCTTACAATGCATCGACGGAGCATCTCTCGGCATATTGAAAACATTCACCTATCTGGGAAGACTGCTGTATACAAGTGTGATGAATGTCCATTTTCATGCAAAAGCCCTTTAAGGCTTGGTGCACATAAACAATGTCATTCTGGTGCATCACCTGAGTGGGATACACTAGGCACATTCAATGATAGTATGCCTTCATCCTTAAATGAAAGTTTTGATAGTAGTAATATCAATGGGAGAAAATCTATATTTATGACTGATTCTACCCAACAGTATCCTTACAAATGCACCATGTGCAGTTATTCTACTACTACTCTAAAGGGTCTACGTGTTCATCAACaacacaaacattcattttgtGACAATATGCCTAAGTCTGATAGTAATATGGTGAGGCAGACACAGGAGAGTGAACCAGATTCCAATTCCAATATGGTTAGGAAGAGCCAGACGTCCATATTGGGATTatcttctaaaaataattttgtggcAAAGGCATCTCGAAAAAGTTCAACTGACTTTCCTTTAGACTTGTCacctgggaaaaaaagaacaaggaTTGATGAAATTGCGAGCAATCTGCAGAGCAAAATTAATCAGAGTAAACAGCAGGAAGAGGATTCTGTCATTAATGTGGAAGATGATGAGGAGGAGAATGAAGTGGAGATAGAAGTAGAGCTAGACAAGGAAGATGATATGTCCGAACCAATAATGGAGTCAGAAAATGCATATACCCTTCAGCAGATCTGGAACAAGGATGCAAATTCTACCCAGAAAAGCATGAACTTCAGAAATATTCAGCAAAATTATTCAGCATCCAATGGCGCAGAAATTGAGTTGACTCTgtcagatgatgatgatgattattacTACCAGTCTGTGGTCCTCAAAGACCAAGACTCTCACGCATTAGTATCTAATCAGTCTGGTTTGTTTGGTGAAAATGACCAACTGAATGAAAGTTCTGAATATAATGAGGAGTCTGGAAGATTATACTACTGTAAGCACTGTGACTTTAGCAACAAATCTGCAAGGAGTGTTAGTACTCATTATCAGAGGATGCATCCATATATAAAGTTTAGTTTTCGGTATATTTTGGATCCAAATGATCACAGTGCAGTATACAGATGCCTAGAATGCTATATTGACTACAATAATTTTGATGACTTGCAGCAACATTATGCTGAGCATCACCCAGAGGCAATGAATGTTCTCAATTTTGACCAATCTGATCTGATATATCGGTGTCGCTTTTGTTCTTACACAAGTCCAAATGTTCGAAGCTTGATGCCACATTACCAAAGAATGCATCCAACCGTTAAAATCAACAATGCAATGATATTTTCCAGTTATGTCGTTGAACGTCAAGATGAATTATCTTCTGAATCACAGACATTGAGGGAAATCTTGAATTCTGCACCTAAAAGCATGGCCACATCTACTCCATCGGGGCAAGGTGCTAGCACCACTGcatctttaaacaaaaatgccaCAAAGTCCTTTGCATCAGAAAATGAAAATCAAAAGGCACCACCTTCAGTTAATAATGTGGTAGTTTATGACTGCGACGTATGTAATTTTGCAAGTCCAAACATGCATTCTGTCCTAGTTCATTATCAGAAAAAACATCCGGATGAAAAGGCTTCCTACTTTAGGATTCAAAAAACAATGCGTATTGTCTCTGTTGACAGTGGATCTGCAATGTCACAGCTGGCATTTGATGGAGGCTCTTCCATAACACCATCTCCCTCTAATGTGACTACACCAAACCAAGAATTTAATGCTGAAATATACTTTTGCAAGCACTGCTCATATACCAATCGCTCGGTTGTTGGCGTATTAGTTCACTATCAAAAACGACATCCTGAAATTAAAGTCACTGCAAAGTACATTAGACAGGCACCTCCAACAGCCGCTGGGATGATAAATTCTGATTCCCAACAAAGCACACATTCAACAAAACCAGCTACTACCCAGAATGCAAAGAAGAGCACATTACAACCTCGAGAAAATGAGATGTTTTTCTGTCAGCACTGTGATTATGGGAATCAGACTGTTAAAGGCGTTCTTATTCATTATCAAAAGAAACACAGGGATTTTAAAGTAAACGCAGATGTAATTAGACAGCATACAGCTGCCATTAGGAGCCTTTGTGATCAGGGGCAAAAGAAGCTTGACACAAACACAAATTTAGCACCTTCAGCTGCtgataatgaaaaaacaaaacttcgAAGTCTCAGGTGTAGACAGTGTTCATATTCAACTCCTTACGTGTATGCTCTAAGAAAACATATGAAAAAAGATCATCCTAATTTGAAGGCAACAGTTACTTCAATATTGAAATGGGCCTTTTTAGATGGCTTCATAGAAGCTGGTTATCACTGTGAATGGTGTATCTATTCCCATCCAGAACCAAGCGGTTTGCTTGAACATTACCAAAGAAGACACCCTGAACATTATGTGGATTATACCTACATGGCTACTAAGTTATGTGCAGGTCCAGAAAATGTTGCACAAGCTGCATCAGACTCCAAATCCTATAAATGTAGAGACTGTAGTTTTGAGGGACCCTCTATATGGGATATAACTAATCACTATCAAGCCTTTCACCCTTGGGCACTAAAAGGGGATGAATCAATACTActtgacataataaaagaaaaagatgcTTCGGACAAGGCAAATGCAGAAGACTCTATTTTGTCCCATATTCAGTCAATACAGAACCCTGTAACCAACACTGAGCCACAATTGGACAGTGGGGATGAATCTAATTTATTGCAAGAAAAAAGCTTACAGTCAACTGGTCACTCTGCATTATCTTCTTCGCCATATCAGTGCGCAGTCTGTCAATCTGAATACAATAACCTACATGGCCTTCTTACACACTATGGCAAAAAACATCCTGGTATGAAGGTGAAAGCTGCTGATTTTGCACAGGACACAGACATTAACCATGGAGCTGTGTATAAATGCAGGCACTGTCCTTATATAAACACTCGAATTCACGGAGTCCTCACTCACTATCAAAAACGTCATCCTACCATAAAAGTCACTGCTGAAGATTTTGTACATGACGTGGAACCGCCTTCTGAAATGTCTCAGAATGATGCAGAAGAGCATAATCGCATCTTTAAGCAAGGGTATGGTGCTTACAGATGCAAAATATGCCCTTACTTCCACGGGACCCTTGAAAAGTTAAAAATCCATTATGAAAAATATCACGACCAACCGGAACCTGACATACTCTCACAATCCTCCCCAAGAGACAGTTGTTCAGGGGACCCAGAGACCCTTTCTGATGATCAGCCACCTCAGACTGTTGTTACTCTGGAGCCTGGAGAGGTCCCTGATGAAGCAAGTTTTAAACATAACCATGTCCCTTCCCATACTGTCTTTAGGTGCCAGCTATGTAAATACTTCTGCTCTACCAGAAAAGGGATAGCACGACACTACCGCATCAAACATAACAATGTTCGAGCTCAACCAGAaggaaaaaacaatttattcaaATGCGCACTTTGTGCATATACAAATCCAATTCGCAAAGGCCTTGCTGCCCACTACCAGAAGCGGCATGATATTGATGCATATTACACCCATTGTTTAGCTGCATCCAGAACGGTTACTGACAAGCCCAATAAAGTTATCATTCCCACCCCTCCTAAAGACGACTCTCCAGAACTGAGTGATGAATTAAAGAAAGcagtggaaagaaaaaaatgttctctcTGTCCTTTTCAGTCCTTCAGCAAAAAAGGTATTGTTTCCCATTATATGAAACGCCATCCAGGTGTTATTCCCAAAAAGCAAAATGCCAGCAAGCTCGGTTGTTACTTTACAGCTGTGTATGCGGAAGAAAATGAATGCCAAAGTTCTGGTGAAGACAAGCTTGAACCTGAAGCACCAGTTGTTGAAGAGCCTGAGCCTCCAGAACCTGAATTGCTTCCATTTAGGTGTATAAAATGCTTTAAACTCTCATTTAGTACTCCTGAGCTGCTGTGCATGCATTATACAGACCACCACAGTAAGGACATAAAGAGGGACTTCTCCGTTTTGGGCACTACTGGCACAAGATCCTCTACCACCACATATCAATGCAAGCATTGTGGCAGCAAGCTGAACAGTGTAACTGAGCTGACCTTGCACTTGAATTCTCACATAGAAGACTTTCAGAAACGTGCAAAACGCCAGGAAAGACGGAAGCAGCTTATGAACAAGCAAAAAAGCACAGAGACTGCTCTTGCAGATGGTAAACCTGATAAG ACTGGTCAGGAGGGGCTGCCTAAACCCCAGAAGGAAAAGGTAGTTGTTGGCTACAAGTGTAAATTCTGTGTGGAAGTCCATCCAACACTCCGTGCCATCTGTAATCATCTCCGTAAACATGTCCAGTATGGCAATGTACCTCCTGACTTCAAG gatGACGAGGACGATATCACTGATATGAATGATGATGTTGACAAAGAACCTGATAGTTCAAATGCATCTGTAGCAGAAGGAGCTGTGGAAGGAGAAGCAAAAGAGCCCAATCAGGAGGAACAATCAAGACCCGGAGGCTATCCTTGTACCCAATGCGATCGTGTTTTAATGTCAATGCAAGGTCTCCGTTCCCATGAGAGAAGTCACTTGGCACTGGCACTGTTTACTCGAGAAGACAAATACAGCTGCCAGTTCTGCTCCTTTGTCTCTGCCTTCAGACACAa TTTGGACCGCCACATCCAGACTCATCATGGGCATCATAAACCATTCAGGTGCAAACTGTGCCCTTTCAAATCTTCCTATAATAGCCGACTGAAGACACACATTATTAAGGCTCATGGGG GGGATCATGCCTACAAATGCTCCTCTTGTCCGTTTTCCACTATGACAATCAGTCTACTGAAAGATCACTCTTTAAAAGTTCACGGAAAGATGTTAACTTTGCCCCGACTGCGCACCATTGTTCAGACAATCCCGAGAGCCAAGCAGTCCTCGCGGATTGGAAAGGAAACTGGTATGGAAG AGTCTTTGTATTCTGAGCCACCAGATGTTCAGCAGCAACTCAATCATTACCAGTCGGCTGCTCTAGCTAAAAATAACAGCAACAATAGCCCTGTGCCTCTTCCTGTGGTCAACACTTCAGCCGAGCTGAAACAGGAAGCGGTCCTCAACTGTGAATTCTGTGAATTTTCATCTGGATACATTCAAAGCATTCGTCGTCACTACCGAGAtaagcacggaggaaagaaactTTTTAAGTGCAAAGATTGCACTTTTTATACATGCTTTAA GTCTGCTTTTACTATGCATGTTGAAGCTGGACATTCAGGAACCCCCAAGGAAGGACCTAAAGACCTTCGTTGTCCATTCTGCCTGTAccacacaaaatataaacacaacATGATTGATCATATTGTCCTACACAGAG